A genomic segment from Deltaproteobacteria bacterium encodes:
- a CDS encoding NapC/NirT family cytochrome c: protein MAFQEHPGLWGTLTKPSAKYSLLALLVVGFFSGIIFWGGFNTAMEATNTLEFCISCHEMRDTVYQEYKETVHYSNRTGVRAVCSDCHVPKDWVHKIARKTLSAFELYGKITGTIDTPEKFEAKRLSLAKLEWKRMKGSDSRECRNCHSFKGMNVEKQKQRAVKPHELAQRDKQTCIDCHKGIAHHKPKGMEEDNK, encoded by the coding sequence ATGGCATTCCAAGAACATCCCGGACTTTGGGGAACCCTGACTAAACCCAGCGCAAAATATTCCCTGCTGGCACTGCTGGTAGTAGGCTTCTTCTCCGGCATCATCTTCTGGGGCGGTTTCAACACCGCAATGGAAGCGACCAACACGTTAGAGTTCTGCATTTCCTGCCACGAGATGCGTGACACGGTTTATCAGGAATACAAGGAGACTGTTCACTACTCTAACCGTACCGGTGTACGGGCGGTGTGCTCGGATTGCCATGTTCCCAAGGACTGGGTGCACAAAATAGCCCGCAAGACCCTGTCGGCATTCGAGCTCTATGGCAAGATCACGGGCACCATAGATACTCCTGAGAAATTTGAGGCAAAACGGCTGTCGCTCGCCAAACTCGAGTGGAAGCGGATGAAGGGCTCGGACTCGCGAGAATGCCGCAACTGCCATAGTTTTAAGGGCATGAATGTCGAGAAACAGAAACAGCGTGCGGTCAAGCCGCACGAACTGGCACAGCGCGACAAACAGACCTGCATTGACTGCCACAAGGGTATTGCGCATCACAAGCCCAAGGGCATGGAAGAAGACAACAAGTAA
- a CDS encoding response regulator, producing MLGRSVIIIDDKPDQRFVLKGLLTDIGCSVIGEGASGIDAVKLMQDKTPDVVFMDVSMPGMDGIDAVNLIKNLNPVPVILLTGKRDEETIKRAMDAGIFALLIKPVREEELMPAIELAIARFKEFNTVMKENQDLKEALEARKIIERAKGILMKKEGLSEKETFTFIQKTSMDRRQSMREVALAIISAFEGKKN from the coding sequence ATGCTGGGAAGAAGTGTCATAATCATAGATGATAAGCCTGACCAAAGGTTTGTATTAAAGGGTCTCTTAACGGACATCGGATGCAGTGTTATAGGTGAAGGCGCATCAGGCATAGATGCTGTTAAACTAATGCAGGACAAGACGCCTGATGTTGTATTCATGGATGTTTCTATGCCGGGTATGGACGGCATAGATGCTGTAAATCTGATAAAGAACTTAAATCCTGTGCCTGTTATACTCCTTACTGGCAAAAGGGATGAAGAGACAATCAAAAGGGCAATGGATGCAGGTATATTTGCCTTACTTATAAAACCTGTCCGAGAAGAAGAACTTATGCCTGCCATAGAACTTGCCATTGCAAGGTTTAAAGAGTTTAATACGGTCATGAAAGAGAATCAGGATTTAAAAGAGGCGCTGGAGGCGAGAAAGATAATTGAGCGGGCAAAGGGGATACTTATGAAAAAGGAAGGACTTTCTGAAAAAGAGACCTTCACCTTTATACAAAAGACAAGCATGGACAGGAGGCAGTCT